A single window of Sphingobacteriales bacterium DNA harbors:
- a CDS encoding type III pantothenate kinase, with protein MNIAIDIGNTRTKVGIFNKTNIEQIYTFENTNKIEINEAFEAFKIEKSIISTTSNISNIIKNKLRNIPISIYLDEHTKLPFKNKYGTQNTLGKDRIALIAAAQHLFPKQNVLVIGCGTCITYNFINAKNEFLGGSIHPGLKMRIKAMNYFTKNLPLVEIQTNKNLIGKNTIENLTIGSSVATAKEIDAMIDAYKVKFSKLKIIITGGDADFLVSLLKNKIFAIPNLTLLGLNHILEYNA; from the coding sequence TTGAATATAGCAATTGATATAGGAAACACAAGAACAAAGGTCGGAATATTCAATAAAACTAATATTGAACAGATATATACATTTGAAAACACCAATAAAATAGAAATAAATGAAGCATTTGAAGCTTTTAAAATTGAAAAATCAATTATCTCAACAACATCAAACATTTCAAATATTATAAAAAACAAACTAAGAAACATTCCAATTTCCATCTATTTGGATGAGCATACAAAACTACCATTTAAGAATAAATACGGTACTCAAAATACACTAGGCAAAGACAGAATTGCATTGATTGCAGCAGCACAACACTTATTTCCGAAACAAAATGTTTTAGTAATTGGATGTGGCACTTGCATTACATATAATTTTATCAATGCTAAAAATGAATTTCTGGGTGGAAGCATACATCCAGGATTAAAAATGAGGATTAAAGCCATGAATTATTTTACAAAAAATCTACCATTGGTAGAAATACAAACAAATAAAAACCTAATCGGGAAAAATACTATTGAAAATCTTACAATTGGCTCAAGTGTGGCAACAGCAAAAGAAATTGATGCTATGATAGATGCCTATAAAGTTAAATTTTCAAAATTAAAGATAATAATTACTGGTGGAGATGCAGATTTTTTGGTTTCTTTGCTTAAAAATAAGATATTTGCAATTCCCAATCTTACATTGCTTGGGCTAAATCATATTTTGGAATACAATGCGTAA